Genomic window (Ananas comosus cultivar F153 linkage group 1, ASM154086v1, whole genome shotgun sequence):
CTTGAAGAAATAACGGATACCCTGGTGCTTGGAGATAGAACCATCCACAGGATCCTTGTATTCAAACTCATCAGCGTTGACCACGGGTGACACATCGGGCTGTACCTCCTTTATAATCCTGAGGAAATGAACATGTCGAGTTAATTCTTCATCAGTTTTTAGTTGTTTCTGACTTAAAACATATAATCAATTGATAGAAAGAGTGTCTACTTCATTTTCATCTAATAAGAAAATActttattcttaaattttactCATGTAGATGCatgataatattaatttttgacTAAGTTGGAGCTCtgtattaaacaaaaaaaggtaCGTAAAAAGGTCCAACAAGGAACATGAGTTGGACTGTGTCCATATTATGTATCATAACATCACACTACTAGCCCATCAAAAGgaataaatcataaaataggTTTTGATTAATGTTTAAACAGTATCATACGCTGGACAAATTCGTTTGTTTGGGTTCACCAAATTGAAGATTAGCAGAGGTTTGACAGATGTCAGGCaatgaacgaaaaaaaaaatccagaaaaAATTCTAGAACATTTCATGTAAATTTCCATCATGTTTAGTACGAAAGAATAAACAATTACAACGGAGCTAATTATTCTTCAAGCCGAATTTACCAGAAcaatttcattaatttgtttGCTGAGAAGTCTCCCTCACTATACTTGAAATATTAACCTAATCCGTTTCCTTGATTGATTCCTAATGCTACTACACAAGAGTAGAAACAGTCCAATGTAGCATCTGCTCACAATGTACCAATGAAATGAATAAACATGTTCTTGCAAAGTTGATCAGGATTCAGGAAGATATTAAACATTTAGTTGATAACATAGAAGACAAAGTAGATGCTTTATAAACAAAGACCTACATGTGGACGCACTGTAATTTTCATAACACGTTGGACATCTACTATCACACAATAGCTAAATTTAAGGAGTCCAAAACGAATGAGCTTATATATAAGAGGAAAGGTTTCAGCATATGGTGACATGAGGCTGAGGAATGTAAAAGTGAACAAACATTAGGAAAGAATGTAGAAAAAGCTGTATGGAAAATGATGGGATCATCGGTATCTATCTTGTAATACCTAATACTTGCACATGCAGGGATGCTCAAGTTCTATGTGGTTTGACACAGTGGTGGATGGGCTTACTTATACTTGTTATTTCTGGTTATTTGCCAAactcatttaaaataaaaaagatgcaAGAAATAGATACAACCaacatttttttcccttttttctgtTGCCGATGTGAACCCATTGATTAGCTTATTGGCTTTTACACTCAAAAAGAACACAACCCATTGATATAGAGTTTGCCAGAACCTCAGCCACCCATAACAGGCTTGAATCGCAtaacaacaaagaaaaagaaagccaaAAAATGTCTAGcgaaattgattaattaaagaCTAAAAAACGCATAATAAGTTCAAAGTGGAACCGTGTAAAATAACATACTTGTTGACATCAGAAAGAGATGATTGTATTTTAACCAGATTGGCCATCAGGTCCTTAGCAGCACCTGCATCGACATTCTTCACAAAACAGCACAAACCATAACACGTGATTTTCATTGTACCAGTAATCATCAATCTTATGAGAATGAGATATGAACATGCATAAATACCTACCTCATAATCATATCGAGTATAATAATGGCGACCATACGTTGCCCAGTGTTGACGAACTATATCTTCAACTGTGACCAGCTTCTTATTCCCATCAAGACTGTCCTTGTTCTTGTAAGCAAGTATAGAAAGCCATGCGAGAACAGCCCAAATTCCATCTTTTTCACGAATGTGATCAGATCCTGCAATAGAAACcaacaaacatatatataacctCTTAAATATGCTCATTTATTCAGATATTGTTTTTCTTTGGGGTGAAAACCAATAGATAAGCAAAGTTCACGAATGTTTTCCCAAGCTAGAAACCTAGATCAATTCATGGTAAGGTGTGAAAGATATTTGGGGACAAATTTTACTTTGCCTCACACTGGTTCACACAATAAACAGTCCCACTAGAATCTCTGAGGAACCGggagagaattaaaaaaaaggaaaaaagacaTTTTATCAGTACAGCCGCATATTCAGACTGACACACGAGCAGGAAAATAGTGCTACACATATATGTAAGTACATATGGACAAATATATCTAACAAATCTATCTCCCGACCTAACTCCGAGATACAAATCGGCGCTTTATATATGTGAAACTAAACTCTAATATTAATCAACCAAAGAAAGCTGTAGCTGCTACTTTAGGATTGCAAGTGAGGATTCCTTTAAACTATTaatattatcaaattaataaaatttcagATTATCCCTTTAAGTCCCGCATCACTTTAGTTGGGTAAATTTATGACTAACTCAAAAGGATAGCAAGAATATTGAATTCATAACATGATTTTAATATGCGCACCTCTGGCAATAGAACTGGTGATACTTTCAATCATattgagagagaggaaaaaaaaaatctttcattGATATTACATCAGGAATTTTGGGGGAAAAAGAATCATGTGCTACAAACATCCAGATAAGGTACACAGAGAAAAGTCATTTAGCATTACTAAAACAAGTCATTTAGTTTTACTTCCAACGGTTTAAATCTTTCATGTTGTATTTAAACACTACAAGATGCATGGTGATAAGTGATCAAACACCGCGAATCTGTGTATCCTGTATATTTGTTTGTTAATTATTTGGCCTCATTCTACTGAAAGTCTGAAACAAGTTATATAGTTTAACTTCAAAATGTTAAACTCTTTTATGTTATGTTTAAACATCACTAACGTCACGATATCCATGGTGATGACTAATTAGACACCACATACCTGTGCCAAAGCTTTCTTCACCACAAATTGAGCATAGACCAGCATCCATTAAGTTCCCAAAAAATTTCCAACCAGTAGGAACCTGAAAAAACCATCACTTTCATGCCTCTATATACAAAAAGTCTACAAAGCTTTTTTCACCTCTATATACCTCAAAGAATTTAAGattcaaattctttgccacaaCATCAAGGGCAGCTGATGTTGGCATGCTCCTGCAGTTTTAACAAGCATACCATCAGTATAAGTAACTCGACGAGATGCCAAGCTGAACTAGAGGTTACCAAAGATTAACACATGACACAAACCATACAGGAAAATCAAGACAACAATAGTGAATCAATTGTGTAATCTATACCACATGGCATAACAGAACAAAGGTGTGAAACATAAACTCAAAACTAAGCACATGCATGTGGTAGAATCAGGAAACTTCATTCTCTAGCTCGTTAATCTTCCAATTAAACTAGATTTCTCAGAGTAAAAATCTCATGaagtcaaaaaagaaaaaaaaatagcaactaCGCGATTTTAAGTAATTTACCATACTATAACCACAAAGAACCCCTCATAGTTCAACAATTCGTACTCCTAATTAGACAACTTCTGCACATAAAACCGTCTAACAGATGACTGGCTACATAAAATTCACTTTCGTTAATCATGGTACCTTAGACAACTTCTACTGATGAAGTTAGACCATAGATTTTGCAACATGACCTACCTAAAGATACCACAGAGCGTTGGGTTTGAATAGACTAAAAAACAATTacagaaacaaagaaaaaaaggcaAGCGATCATCTCACAGCACTTTGTATtaccataaaaaaaaaggaccttCAATAAGTACCTCGCAACTCCCTTGAGACCAGAGGTAAAATAAGGAATTGCTTGAACAGCATTGGCAGCAATGATGGCCACAGAATCCGATGGTGTGACAAAAAATCTAATAACCAAAGAAAAAAGTGTAACTTTAGGTGTGAGATTTTTTTGGTCTTGTTTAGCAACGGTTCCCTATTCTCTTTTCCTCAAATTCTATGTCAATGAATGTGTTGGCTGATAGATATCCAAATCTCTTGTTTTTGATGGTCGGCTTGTGATGTACCCAGGCCAAATTTATAATGGCATcttctattcttttttaattttatttttgaaacaaaataaactactgcaagcttttgtttttttgttgctGAGCAAAGATCATAGGTGTGTAGTTGTTAAAAATATACCATCTGACAGCACATTCAATCAACGTAGAATTTGAGATCTGAAAAAGGAAGTGTAACAAAATGAGGCTTTAATAAATGTTTTTGCTATTTTCCAGGTAAAAAACAAATGAAAGTGTAATTAAATGAGGCTTTGATGTATGTTCTTTTCCCCCAACTTTTAACTCACCTTTTACCAAGTATCATGTTGCGATCTGCATCACCATCAGCAGCAGCACCAAATTCAGGTGGTTCAACTTCAGAGGCAGACTTACCTAAACCCATTCGTGCGACCAATTCTTTCGCATATGTAAGATTAGGATCAGGATGACTACCTCCAAAATCTTCCTGCAAAAGGAATCAAGGAAATATAGCATATCCCTCAACAAATATCAAATGATTTATTTAGGTACGAAATACCTTAGGTACACAATTTAGCAGCGAGCTTTCATTAGCACCAAGCTCCTCAACAAATATGCGTTTGGCATAGATTCCAGCCACACCACTAAGAGCATCATAACTGAAAGTAGCAACAAATAACTGCTGCACTCCCATTACTGTAGCAAGTACAATCTATAGATGGCAATTAGGCAGTGGGAACTAGGTATATACCAGAATGTGAACTTTGGAGATGCAAGCAGCTTTTGGATCgactcaaaatcaaaaatagtCCTGGCGTTGAATACAGAAATAAGTTAATGTTATATCTATAATATCATGTTCTTCCTAATCATGTACCATCAGATGATTCTAGCAAATTTCCATTACTAATTTAGTCAATATCCAGTATGTTCTCAACCACCTTATTTAGAAGAAGTGCGATTGACTAAGCATTGCCAAAATAAAAGAATCTAcatgagtatttttttttttctctaaccgAATACTAATGGCCTTGTGGGCCAGCTGGAGCTTTCCAGATTTTCTTTCAAAGTACGGCAGCTCTAAGAAACACTAGCAGCTTTTTCTTAGATATCCCCTAAACAAGTTCCTACAACAGGGGAAGCAGAAGGTTCAAATTAGAGCTTATATTTTTTAGGCTTATAAGCTTATAAGCTCATTTTGGCTTCTCATGACAACAAAATGTCTAGCTCTTCTATTTGCCAAACACTTGGCTGTTTCTCAAAGAGCTGCTCCAAAATCTAGGCCAAATAGGCACTATGTCACCTTAGAAGCAAAAGCAAACTTAACAAAAGGACAGTTCAAACTGTTAGCTCTAGGACCTAGGCATGTTTAGTGTCATCTGAGGGAAGAGCTACATACTTCATCAACTTCACATAATCAGTGGTAGAATCAAAGACCTCCACATCAAATGGCCCTTCAGGCCCACCAAAGCTGCTAACACCTATAACGGAAATATCCACCTGCAGTATGAGAATGAAGTGAAAGGAGGTTCCCAATACAATGCATTACAAAACGTATAGACTTGATTTTTAGCATGGATTCGTACATCTGGAAGATCTTCAGCAATCAGGTATTCATTTATTATCTTTGTATTGGCAAAGATCTTATCAGTAACAGCCTCAGGAGCAGGACCCCCATTTTCCATATTGTACTTGATTCCAAAATCCTGAGAAATGCAAAATGGCATAGTTTATGAGCCATCAGAATAATCAAAACCTACAAGAGAAGTAATagtaaatttcttcaaatagcTCTCACAATGGTTTCCAAATTAGTGCAGAAGCAGAACATGAGGCATCATCAGATACCAAATAAGATCATAGGTCATCCGTACGCATTAACATGAGTTTTGGTTAAATCTGGTAAAAGACAATTTCCTTTTGACAATGAGAGAATCATTACAACAATGGGTTAAGAGCCAACCAAACCTTAACTATTTCAGAATGATAGAGGCGAGCCAGAAACACTATCCTTTCACCCTATAACAGTATCTCATACTGTTTTCTTAAGACTCAAAAAACTAAAACTAGAAAACAATTACAATTATATGACTTCAAAAAGAGATGTTCATAAGAAGAGATGGATTGAGGCATTGAGTGAATGAACCAATACTGGATAAAGATAAGTGGTCACCTGGCAATAACAACAACTACGGAAACGTTACCCACCTTTAGACCTAGTTATCTCTCCTGGATTGTTAGTCTCTCACTTTCCTTCTGACAGTGAATAAAACAagctatttttcttaaaattatatagttcACAGAAAGATTATACTTGTTAGGatcaaatgaaaaattataagagGAATTTTTGTAATTCTTACAATTATATTCATAgaagcaagcatgatcaaaaGGAGAGAAGCGAAGGCCATAATCACTGTTGAAGACTCTATCGTCAAATGGCAAACAATTTTGTACATTATAAAATGGATATCTTCAATGCATCATGTGCACAAAATTCCATACAATtgatgaaaaacaaaaaaagaaggattaaaaaaaataataccaagtAATCAAGATACCAAGAGTTTGAGGACATATAGAGCAAAATTTAACCTAAAAGCAGATCCAAAATAATGGTGAAATTCATGTGGCTAAAAGCCTAAACTACAATgacaagaaataaaatattatacatattCAGTCACTTCCCATAAGAAATTCTaagtaatacattttttttattctgtaaCTTCGCTTCATAAGGCAAGTGAAAAATCAATTAGTATGAGACATTgagaaacaagtaaatgaatTAAAGTGATAATCAAACAAGAAGTAGCAATTCAAACTAGCAACAAATGAGTGCGGTGCTGCAACACAGGAAAACAGGGATGCACCACTCTTGTGCCAGGACAGCCAAGCATGCCACCAGCATTTCGGAACAATGGCATCTTGACTCAACCCCTCCTTAAGTAACATCAGAATATGAGATTTTTGACTTACTCTAGACAACAAACTTTATTTGTTAGTCCTCAATTACAATTATTTGCACTCTACTAATACTACACCCACTTATCTAGGAAGCCccagttctttttttcttttctcccaGCAGTAGTTCCTTACATGTCATTAAATATTGTGATGTCTTAACACCTGTATTAAAGGCCCCGAAGTATAAATAGCTCATTAAATTTTTCGTAAAAGATTTATGTATCAAAGTAAACCAGCATGTATGTACACACATACATGTGCTGTAGCAAAGCCGAATATACATACTTCGTCTCAATCAACAATGTTCACTCAGTTTACCCACTGTAGAAGAATCTTCATTAGGTCATGCAATGAACTAAAAGCAATACCTGAATTTATAAGAGAAGGCAAAAGCTTTTTCTTTACTAAATTACTCCTAACTTCTTtagatcatttttaatttgGGTCAATATAAAAGCAAATGAAATATGTCACAGGATCTTAATTAATACAGAAGCTTACTTTTCAACAGGAAACTTGAACATGGTACAAATTTAATGGTTCACCAAGTGAAACGTGAGAAAAAGAGATACCTCATGCGGACCACCAGGGTTGTGGCTAGCAGTTAATATGAAAGCTCCTGTTGCCTTTGATCCCTGTGGTTAACAGAGTTAGAGAGTCAACTCATCATGTTCAGTTACTCATTATTACACTGACTTTGTCTACTTCTGCCAATGTCAAGGATCTATACTTAAGACAGAAAAGCAAACTCACATCTGCACCAACTCTTTCACGTATAACACATGAAACCGCAGGAGTTGACAGTAAACCATTTTGCCCAACCCAAATACGTCTTACTCCATTAGCAGCAGCCATCTTAGTTATAATCTGCACAgcattggaaaaagaaaaagttgagaaattcaaaatacatatttatatagaaaTCTACAATGTCAGAGTCTAAACAAGATAATCTCACAGACAAGAACCATTTATCAGACAATAGGTTATATATTGGCAAAGGCATGTTTCACTGAAAGTTGTATGTTCATTTATCATCACCTCATGCATTATCATATATCACAAGAGCTGGATTAGAGATTGATATCTTGCAAACAGAAGGGTTACTTTATCGCTAGTATGTGTAATTGGGtccttattatattatttatctttcaaTATTTTTGAAGCATCATTTAAACCATGTTGAAACAAAAAACTGGACTATTTTAAGACCCAAAATAACTATTCCTACAAACTAGCTCTCTTCCGTATTATTTAaagtgcggttaagatgatataTCATGAAAAGTATGAAATATATTGAAGTACAATTGTCCAAGTGGTTCCTACAAAAGAATAAAGATATAAGCCTCATCTATTCAATTAAGAACAATTAACATGACATGATGACCTGTCAGAAAACAATCAGTAGCCAAAAAGATAAAGATGTACCTGAATGtgctccaaaagaaaaaagttaataCAACAACATACTTTAGTTAGTTTCTCAAATTGGACGAATTGCATTACTAGCCCTAACCTTTTAGTCAAGATTCACTGTGGTCCTTAAATTGTAAGTTGGACATTTGACACTCCAAACCTTTGAAAGTGCTCCACTTAATTCCTTGGTCTAAGTAGAGGGAAAATTAGTGTATGTGCCTGGACAACCGTACATTAGTTGACCACATCCAATGACCCTCTATCGATCTCATACCTTCAATGCAACCTACCAGGTTCTAAACTTCTAATTAGAGAAAAGAGTGCAACTCAGCAGATGGAGGACATTGATATGTAAGATGAGAATGGCGGTTGATGGATGTGTGGCCCATGGATGTAAGGGAAATAATTTTTCCTCTGTCTAGCAGCAGATAGGGACAAGAATTAGGTGAAACACTCCCAAAAGTTTGGGGTATCAAATGTCCAGctttttgaggaccaaagtgaagCCTAgtgtcagggacttagaaaaatttctatgcagcCCGATCCCTCGTCCAAATCTGCTTAGCGAGTTCGAGTTGAAAATGGGTTGAATCGGGTTGTCAAGTAGACCCAAACCCAATccgctgtgggaaactcaagggttatgaaactcatgggagttatgggtgactcttgagcttttggctattatgagggctcattatgtaTGCAATAGTGGGTGAGTTATGTGGCTAGTGGATGAGTTGAAAAAGCTcattaggcctataaatagtagggttggctaaggccaagacacacaagagagagtgtgtttgtatgctgtttgtaggttgtaattctcatttctaagtagtgtagtacttagctttttgagagaacctctgcctctttctcttgttattttccctttgcatacttagtagtaggacgcgaaggtccgggctagcaacagggacaaaggcttgtccatcttcgagtaggaaaggtgggcgccgcacgggctttgcgaacaaaaACGCTAAGTCCGTGACACTAGGCTGCGTTTGGTACTGGGGACATCCCGGAACAAAATGGGATATCCCCCAATTTGTAACCAAATGGCGGAAAAACTGCGAGGAACGGGTTGTTTCAATCAAAGCAGGTTGTTCTAAGTTGTTCTGGAACAAatcgttaaaaattgttccTAGGGGAACTAAGAACAACTTTGTTCTTCTCTttaatttattagataaatagatatataaataaataaatatattaatataaatattatttttatgatagtatatttatatttaaattttattatataatataaattaattaaatttgatatattatttatttcattaagttttatcatttatatattaatatttaattattttattttatattaagtattatatatataaaatcactttttcatatattatatatatttttttaaaaatttgtattgaaagttataatattattaattaaaattataaggatattgttagtattatactttattcattacatatattatgaataaattatataaaataaattattacataaaataaagtattatatataataaaataaatatgctattttaaattaaattgttacataaaatattatattataaattactatatgaaataattttataaataatttcacataaaatatatgaaataattttataaatatttttatataaaatatactaatataaattaattattttatttttaaaaatatatttagacattgttttagactttttatccaaacactactaaggatatcctctagaatatccccgaatgcatccaaacacaaatttacaattgtttTATCTTGTACCAAAATATTCCCTGTTctcgggaacaacaaaagttgttctccaaaatttagttcaCCAACCAAACGCATAGAGAAACTTTTACTCTTTTCAAAGTTATCTTGGTTTATATGCAAGCATATATAAGTCATTTCTTAATTTATGGATCTCGTGTATCAAGGTCATTATATCCCCTCAAGTTGAAATGAAAATTCTCGAAAACCAGTTGTAAGATTTGACGTTCTTACATCTTTTTCAGAAGAAGAAACAATTAAAATGGCcattaaaaatcaataaaaaaaatgaattctCTGAGGTAATTTAAGCAGCAATGTAAAAATAAGACAAATTGACGAGGAAAGTACCTGGATGGCATCCTTTGAGTAATACCGCCCATCACCAGAAACAACAATTGTAGCACCTGCATTTGATAAAGATATTCAGAAAATTGATAAAATCATGGTCTATAATTAATGTGAATtaacaaaagtaaataataatcaTGTGGAATTCCACGGGAACAAGACAGGACAAGGACGTATCctcaaagagagaaaaaatagtttaCTCACCAATTAAACAAAATTGCTGGGAAAGGGTACTGGGCCAGGTATGtgcgccaaaaaaaaaaaaaaaaaaaaaaaaaaaaattgtgaaaaaaaaaaaaaaaaaaaaaaaaaaaaaaaaaaaaaaaaaaaaaaaaagcttgtgTTGTGCAGTCATGAGATTTTATTATTCTGATCAAGAAGATGGATCTGGAGACAAGTCATTATAGCATGCATGCCCAAGTCAACCACAAATAATACAACAAACAAACCAAGTATTATTCAGGGGAAAAGATAATTCACTTGAACAATTCCCCAATGTAGCTGCCACGTAAGCAACTAAAGCAACTTTCAACATGTGGTGCAATATACTCTTTCAATATGCGGTACAATATTCATTATGATAGAGTTGCTTTCCAAGTTGCTGGCTCTTCTATAACtttcaaaatctaataaatatCTGAAATCACTAAACTAATTCCACTGATGCTGTCTTGTACCAGAACACTGAAATCTTAACATGAGATGTCAACAACATAAACTAAATCATACAACCATCACCATAAGTCTCATCTTAATCCCGATAAAACTGGACTCCATTGAGTATCACATTAACTCTGGAATTTGTTACAGCATTGATATTGACAAATCGTACTTATCGTACTTAAGTGATGAAAGTGAACTTAATAAGCTTGATTGAGTGGCATAACTGAATTAACTAGATGCTCTCCGATTCTAAAATCAACTTGCTCTCCTTTTTCCCTATTGCATCTTTCAAATGATTGCACCTTAGATTGCATGATTTTAGGATCAAGCAGTCAGGGGAACATGTAACTTGCCAAATTGTGCTACAACATAACCGATGTCGCTGTACGTATATGGCGAACTGTATATGCAACAATTACATGAATGatagaggaagagaaaagaagatatGACATTTAAATGGAGTGTCATGTTAGAATTTAATTGACAAGTTGCAACCCAAGTGACACTGATTATTTTCTCGGTGTACTCTTAATTTGTTTTCGAATTTCGAGTTACTTATAGACACGAGTGGATAAACAAAAGTAGCAATGAATGAAGAGTGTGGGAACAAAAAGTTGGTATGAACTATATAGCATGAATGATCCCATGGTCCCACTGTTACGAT
Coding sequences:
- the LOC109711459 gene encoding phosphoglucomutase, cytoplasmic 1, giving the protein MVVFSVVRKETKPIEGQKPGTSGLRKKVTVFKQPNYLQNFVQSTFNALSVEKVKGATIVVSGDGRYYSKDAIQIITKMAAANGVRRIWVGQNGLLSTPAVSCVIRERVGADGSKATGAFILTASHNPGGPHEDFGIKYNMENGGPAPEAVTDKIFANTKIINEYLIAEDLPDVDISVIGVSSFGGPEGPFDVEVFDSTTDYVKLMKTIFDFESIQKLLASPKFTFCYDALSGVAGIYAKRIFVEELGANESSLLNCVPKEDFGGSHPDPNLTYAKELVARMGLGKSASEVEPPEFGAAADGDADRNMILGKRFFVTPSDSVAIIAANAVQAIPYFTSGLKGVARSMPTSAALDVVAKNLNLKFFEVPTGWKFFGNLMDAGLCSICGEESFGTGSDHIREKDGIWAVLAWLSILAYKNKDSLDGNKKLVTVEDIVRQHWATYGRHYYTRYDYENVDAGAAKDLMANLVKIQSSLSDVNKIIKEVQPDVSPVVNADEFEYKDPVDGSISKHQGIRYFFKDGSRLVFRLSGTGSEGATIRVYIEQYEKDPTKTGRDSQDALAPLVDVALKLSKMQEFTGRSAPTVIT